GTTTGATCCCTCCAAGAGCAGCCAAACGCTCGATGTGGTCACGCTTGAACTGCAGAATGAGACGCCAGCTGTTCTCCCGATTCCGTTTGAGGAAGGTTTGTTGGTCAGTACGGCAGCGGGTCCGATTTATCTGCTTGATGTAAAAACGGGTAAACCACTGGTGCACCCCTATTTGCCACCCCTGCAAGCGGAGCAAAAAGTTGATTGGCTGCCTGCCGCGATCACGGAAGATGGTCTGCAGGCGATGATGGCTGATGTGGAAGGACGAATGTATCAACTCAGTGTGAAGGTTGGGCAGAAATCGCAAGTCACGGCTACCGCGCAAGCGAAAGTCGAAAAGAAAATGATTGGACGACTCGCGGTCCTTGCAGATACGGTATTCGCCGCGACCCGAGCTGCCCGAGCCGACGCGGTTGCCAGTTTCAAAACGGTGGATCTGACACCTGTGCAAGAGTGGAAACTTACTGGGCGAGTGACTTGGGGGCCCACGCGGTTGGGAGACGGCGTTTTGGTCGCATCGGATGCCAATGAATTGATCAAATTAACCGGTGACCCCGAACCGGCATGGCGGACGGATCTGCCTTTTGGACCCTTGGCAGGAGAGCCGTTGGTTATCGATGGCGATTTTGTCTTTGCAGCGGTGAGTGGCCAAATCTGGAGAGTCGATGGCCAAACCGGAAAAGAAATAGTCCGGCTTGATGTGGGCGAGCCTTTGGGGACTGGCCCCGTGCAATTTTCGGGCAGTCGGTTGCTCGTCTGTGGTGGTGATGGAACCGTCCACATTGTGACTTTACCCAGTGATCAATCTTCTGAGTGAATAGCGTGAAATTGGTTTTTGCCTTAGTGGTTAATTGCGAGTCGCGAGGGTTGCTGGCAACCTGCCGTGTCGGGTTGCGCCGTTTGATCGCGATGCTGCTGATGACGATTTTTACGGGTCACCTCGCCGCTCAGGAAGCGAAGCTGTTTGAGCAGGAACCGTTTGATGTGGTGACCCTGAATGCTCAAAACCAGGGCCGAGTGCTGAAAATATTTCCGCTTGCTTTGCCGGGCCGACGGATTCCGACAAATCCCAATCCCAACGCCACTCTGCGAATTCGGATGTTGAATAATCCAGATGAAGAATTTGATCTGGCTTGGCGTGGCGTCGAGAAAATTGAGCTGTTTGAAGATCGGGTGCTCCTGGAAGCCCGCCAGCTCACCAAGGCGGGACGCTTTGACGATGCTTTCGAACAGCTGGGCTTCCTGCAAAATAAGTATCCCAAAACCCGCGGTTTGGAAACCTCGGTTGACCAATTGCTATTTGCCGAAGCGTCGGCGCTGTACCGCGAACGGCGATTTGATCGAGCGATTCTACTGCTGAACGAAATTTACCAGCGCAACCCCAGTCGACGCGGATTGACCACTGCGCTGACTCGCGTCAGTAAATCGCTGTTTACACTTCGGATGAAAGCAGGAGACTATCGAGACGCGCGTCGCATTGTCACTCTTGCGGAAGAGCAATACGGTAACGCACTTGGCTCGAGTATCTCTGAATGGAAACAACAGTTGCAAGCGGTCGCTGCCAAATTTTTGCGGACAGCTAAACAGCAGCTGGATGATGGTGATCTACGCTCCGCTTACATGAGCAGTCGGAAGGCATTTCAGATCTGGCCAGAAACGCCAGGTGTGCGCCAAATGGTTGTGGAGACTTCGGAGAAGTATCCGTTGCTCTCCGTGGCAGTGAGCCAACGCTACGCTGTCTCGGACGTCAGCCCCATGTTTAATTGGGCGACTCGACGGGCGACTCGCTTGCAGTATCGCCGTTTATTTGAATTGGTGACGGTGGGGCCCGACGGCGCCGAATACAACTGCCCGGTGGGCAAAGCCGAAGTACCCGACGACGGACGTTCGTTCGCAGTTCAGTTGATGTCGGAGGGTGACTCGACGGCCTCTTTTATTGGGATGGTCGTGGCTCGTCGGTTGCTGCAAATGGCCGATCCGGCGACAGCCGTTTACGATCCATCTTGGTCGATGGTGTTGGCGGAATTGAATTTAAAGAACGTGGACGATTTGCAGGTCGAGTTGCGACGGCCGGTGCTACGCGTACAGGCATTGTTGGACACGGCCGACATCAGCGGAGAAGTGGAATCACTCAGACAGGCTTGGCAACCCTATGCGTTGAATGATTCTGGTCATGATACCCCAACGGTCAATTTCTTGTCGAACGAACGCTACGTGCTGGCCGGTTCCTTGCAGCCTCGCGAGATTGTCGAGCGGCAGTTCGATAATCCGCAGCAGGCCGTACAGGCCTTGCGTCAGGGGGAAGTGGACCTGGTGGCGCGAGTTTTTCCCGCTGATGTGACTCAGCTAAGTCGTGACAAATCGATCGTCGTGCAACCGTATCGCATCCCGTCCATGCATATCTTGGCTCCCAATCAAGATCGCCCTCATGCGGGAAATCGGATCTTTCGCAGAGCGATTGCCTATGCGATTGATCGTCAGAAAATTCTCGATCGGGATCTGCTTGGAGGGTTCGAACTGTCCGGGTGTCAACTCGTCAGCGGCCCCTTTCCAAGTGGGATTGGAAACGATGATCCTCTCGCATATGCCTATGACGCTCGCATCGAGCCGTTGCCTTATGATCCCCGCCATGCTCGAACACTCGTCCAATTGGCGCAGATCGGTCTGGACGCATCCGCTGCAAAGGCGAAAAAGGAGAAGCCCGTACTCAACGAGCTCGTCTTGGTTCACCCACCGAACGAAATCGCCAGAATCGCCTGCAATGAAATCGTCGCCGATCTGAGCATCCTGAAGATATCCTGTCGATTGCGAGTGTTGGAACCTGGCGTCAGTCGGCCTGACGACGACGATTGGGACTTTCTCTATGTCGATTATGTGATGGGTGAGCCTTTGGTAGATGCTCGTCGCTTGTTGGCCTCGGATGGGTTTGCCCGTTGCGCGAGCCCGCACTTGAATTTGGCGTTGCGACAACTGGACCAGGTGGACAGTTGGCGTGAAGCCGGCAGCCGTTTGCGTGCGATCCACCAGGTCTGTTCCGACGACATGTCAGTGATCCCACTCTGGCAGCTTGGCGATCGTTTGGCACGTCGGAAATTGGTCGACGGACTGTTGGAACAACCGATTGGCACTTATCAGGGCATCGAAGCATGGAGGCTCAGCGCGGAACAATGAACATGAGCCCTGCCCGTTTCAAGTCGTTGCGAAAAGTTGCCGCGCAAATCGCTGTTGTCCTGGTGGTTCTCACGGGTCTGACGGCTCCGTTGCGCGCGCAATCGATTTGGGAGCTGACGCCCTACCGGATCCAAACGTGGTTCGTGATTCAGCCTCAGCCGTTGATTCCGCAAAAAGCTGTGGCAGAACTCTCTGCGGCAGTCCAACGCGAAGCAGGTGCGGCGCTGAGATCGGTCTGGAAAGTTGAATCGTCGCCCGTGCCAGACGCCTATCGCGAAACCTTCTTGTCGCTCAAGCAGCCTGCAGCAGACGATTTACTGGGTGTCGAAACCGGATTGGAGGCGTTTGACAAACTGTTTGTGTTCACTGTCTCAGTCGCTGGAAATGGCTATCAACTGGACGTCTGTGAACTGGATATCCGCACCCGTGTTTGGAGTCCCTGGCAACAACGTCAGACCGATCGCTGGTCGACGATCACGCAGGAGGCCTTTGCGTTGATGTGCGATGTGTTCGTGCCTTTGGTACGGATTCAACGTGTCAAAGATGATCAGGTGACGGCGCTGGTCAAGGCCGGCGCACTACAACGTCCCAAATCTTCGGTGCGACACTGGCAGACACCCACGGAAATCAAACCAGGCGACGTGTTGCAGCCGATCATTCGTCGCACCAACCGTAATGGAAAGGTCGAGCCGGGAGGCACGAAGCCAATCCAGTGGACCGTGCTGCTGGTTGAGGATCAAACAGGCGGTGTACTGACCTGCAAAACTTTTTCCGGCTATCGACAACCTTTTAATGCGCGACGTAGTTCTCGAGTCGAACAGCTCGCTTTATTGATTCGACCGGAACATGAATCGACCATACTAAGACTTCACGATCGACGAAACCAAGACCAGCCGCTGGCCGGCTATGATGTGTTTGCTCGGCAACCGGATTCAAAGACTTCGGATTTCGTGGGACGAACCAACTGGCGCGGTGAGTTGGAAGTCTTTCCGGACGAGGAAAATCTGATCCGGATGCTATATGTCAAGAGTGGCAATCAGTTGCTGGGTAAATTGCCTGTCATTCCGGGCTATCAGTCGCTGCTCACCGCGCCGTTGCGAAACGATGATCGCCGCTTGGAAGCCGAAGGTTTTTTGCTAGGTATCCAAGAGAGCTTGGTCGACCTGGTCGCACGTCGGGAGGTGTTGAGTAATCGAATCCGTGCCAAGATTGATCGCGGTGAGTTTGATGAAGCGGAAGAATTATTGGATCAGTTACGTGGCCTCGATACCCAGGAAGATTTTGCCAGCCGCGTCCAACAGCGGAAGCAAGGATTGACGGCCGTCGATTCTCAAGTCCAACAAAAGATCGATAAACTGTTTGCCGATACGCGAGCCCTGTTGGGGAAGTTTCTTGATCCGAGTCGAGTGCAACAGTTGCAGGCCGAAATTGAAGCCGCTCGAAAAGGCGAACCCGCAGCAAACGACGAAGATGATGATCAAAATTGAGGCAAGACAACATTCGAGGATCGAAACAACAGGATCGATCAGATGTTGAGCCTCGCGGGTGAGTTCATGATCGGGCTCTCCCGTCTGCCGATCCAAGCTCTAGCCCGAAACGCTGTCCCCGTATCGGGAAATTCAAACTCGGCTTCCATGAAGCGCTGAATCCCTCATGCTAGAAGTCGGAGGTTGCTAATCGGTTCAAGGGCCATCGGTCGAAGCGATGGGCCGAACGGCAGGGCCTGAACGCACTATGGTTCTTTTGGGGGTGTTCACGGTACGGTCTCAATGCCTCGAAGGGGGGGCGTTAATTCATCGGCTGCCGCCATGCTCTCCCGTCGTAATTCGAAGCGAGAAGTCGTGAATTGATTAGCTGGTTGGGTGAAGCGTCGATTACGAGCTGATATGGGCCGCGAGTTGCGCTCCCAAGTGGGGAGTGTCAGGGTAACTCGTAGAGAGCCGCCGAGCCAGCCAAACAGTCGCCTCACGTTGGGGCGGAAAAACGGCAAATTCTCGCCAGAAAATGTCACAACAGCGATCTTTCTTCTTTGGTTCTCGCTTGGCTTTAGTCGCAAGCTAGGTTTCAGAGACCCCTATCAAGACAAGTCGATTCCGGCTTGGGAAGTGGATCATGAAAAAACCGCTGTGAATCTTTTCGAAGTCGGCGGCGATCAAAGCAAAACGTACGGTTCTAAAAAAAATCCTTACAATCGTCCTGTTCGAAAAAATCGTTACAATCGTCATATTCCGTTGGCGGTCTAGCGGGACCGGGCGGTCGAGAGAATCTTCTTGGCCGTCGGTTGATTCGATGATGCAAAGCTCACAAATTAATTGACAGGCGCAGCAAATGATTCGTGTGGTCAGGCGGTTAATAGCAACGCTTTTCTCCTTATGTTTGGGGGCCAGCGTTTGTGCTTCTCCCTTTTCGCCTGGCATCTATGGGACTTATTATGACGACATCAACATGGATGGCCATATTGAGCCTGGGGAGGCGATCCCTGGACTTTCTTTGCAGTTGTATCGTGACGATGGGGATGGTGTTTTCGACCCCAAGGTCGATACTCCGATCGGTGAACCTGTGATTACTGGGGCGATGGGAGAGTACGCCTTTCCTGATCTTCCTGATGCGGGTTACTTTGTGCAGCAGTCGCCCACACCCGCTTATCTAGGAAATGTGACGTCGCTGATCCGACCTGCCGAGCCTAATGTGTTGATTGACGATTTTGCTTCGGGGCCGGATTTGGATGGAAACAACCTGGATCCTGAGGTGACGTTTTCTGGCCCTCACAATCCCCCCGACTCGCCTTGGAGTGGTACGCGGCAGTTCACGGTGAGCATGCAGGGGGGAGTCGGAAACACTCGGGTGATGGTTAATCCGTTTGGATTGGCGGCCAAGATGGTCTATTCGACAGGGGCTGGGGTGACGGGTGAAGCTCGAGTCAGTTATGAATACGTGTCCGACGATGAGGAGGTTGGGATTCTTTCTCCCATCGACTTGACAGAAGCCGGTAAGCAGACGGGTTTGATGCTCCAAATCGGAATCGACCCGGCTGGCGGCGACGACCTGTTCACGCTACGTTTACTCGGCAACAAGGAGGAGGAGTATTCCGAGGCTCAATCGACAGTGCCGGTGACCAATGGATACGAAACAGAGTTTGTGTTTGTGGCATTTTCGGATTTCAGTGGTCCGGTGGCACCCACGGAGGTCTTTGGCGTCGAGTTGGAACTGGGAAATGGTGAGCCATCCGTCGACGCGACGGCTGACGACTTTGGGATTCTGGGACCGAAAATCAGAAATGTCGCTGTGACGCCGGTTCCTGAGCCAACGGCGCGTGCGATCACCATCATTGGATTGCTGGTCGTGCAGATTTTGCTGCGGAGCCGTAAGCCGCCCGAGACAGAAACCCCGGACCCTGACCTACCCTCGTGATCTGCGGTTCACAGTGGGTTGATCCGCAGAAATCTCTCGCCTTCTTCTTCTTTTCGTTGGCAGCCGTTTCCCCTCAGAGCTTGGAAACGGGTAAACTCAGCAGCGGAGCTGGGCGATAAGGAAGAATGATGCAAGCAAAAGCAGGTCGAGGACGAATTCCGATCAAGTTATTGGTACTCGTGGGTGTGGTGCTCGCGATGTTGGCAGCTTTGTTCTTGTTGCGAGAACGCTTGTCGCTCGATTATGTCGCGCAACAGGAGCAGGCACTGCGAGAATTTCGGCAAGCCTATCCCTGGTTCGTGTATGTGCTTGCCTTCGCACTCTATGTGACCGTCACGGGATTGTCGCTTCCGGGTGCGACCGTTTTAACGCTGGTCTATGCCTGGTTTTTTGGCTTTGTTCCTGCGCTGGTGCTTGTCAGTTTCGCTTCTACGATGGGAGCCACCCTGGCTTTTCTGTTGAGTCGGTACTTATTTCGGGAC
The DNA window shown above is from Pirellulaceae bacterium and carries:
- a CDS encoding ABC transporter substrate-binding protein, which translates into the protein MKLVFALVVNCESRGLLATCRVGLRRLIAMLLMTIFTGHLAAQEAKLFEQEPFDVVTLNAQNQGRVLKIFPLALPGRRIPTNPNPNATLRIRMLNNPDEEFDLAWRGVEKIELFEDRVLLEARQLTKAGRFDDAFEQLGFLQNKYPKTRGLETSVDQLLFAEASALYRERRFDRAILLLNEIYQRNPSRRGLTTALTRVSKSLFTLRMKAGDYRDARRIVTLAEEQYGNALGSSISEWKQQLQAVAAKFLRTAKQQLDDGDLRSAYMSSRKAFQIWPETPGVRQMVVETSEKYPLLSVAVSQRYAVSDVSPMFNWATRRATRLQYRRLFELVTVGPDGAEYNCPVGKAEVPDDGRSFAVQLMSEGDSTASFIGMVVARRLLQMADPATAVYDPSWSMVLAELNLKNVDDLQVELRRPVLRVQALLDTADISGEVESLRQAWQPYALNDSGHDTPTVNFLSNERYVLAGSLQPREIVERQFDNPQQAVQALRQGEVDLVARVFPADVTQLSRDKSIVVQPYRIPSMHILAPNQDRPHAGNRIFRRAIAYAIDRQKILDRDLLGGFELSGCQLVSGPFPSGIGNDDPLAYAYDARIEPLPYDPRHARTLVQLAQIGLDASAAKAKKEKPVLNELVLVHPPNEIARIACNEIVADLSILKISCRLRVLEPGVSRPDDDDWDFLYVDYVMGEPLVDARRLLASDGFARCASPHLNLALRQLDQVDSWREAGSRLRAIHQVCSDDMSVIPLWQLGDRLARRKLVDGLLEQPIGTYQGIEAWRLSAEQ